GCGGTCGAAGGTGAGGTGAAATCTCGGGGCGCGGTAGTGGAATGCGGTGCGGAGAAATTGCAGCCAGCGGGTCCAGTGTCCGCCTTTGATCTCCTCGCCGAGAGGAAAAAGGGCGGCGTCGAGTCCGGCGCCAGCGGCCTCGAAGAAGACGCGGGAGTTGTTGGCGAGGCCGACGTCGATGCGAGTCGCATGGTTATCTAAAATGACGGCGCAGGCGGCGGCGAGGGCCGACGGAATCCGCAGGCTGCGGGCGATATTATTGAAAGTCCCACTCGGGATGATGCCTAGAATGACGTCGCTGTGGACGAGCTGGCGGGCGACTTCGCTAACGGTGCCATCGCCCCCGGAGACGAGAACGATGTCGAAGTGATCTGCGACAGCCCGGCGGGCGAAAGTGGCGGCGTCGTTTTCGCCATGGATCTCGGCGAGTTCCATTGTGAAGGGCGCGGTGGCGAGTGCGGCTCGAATGGCGTCGCTGTTCCCGGTGTCGGTATCGCCGGAATCTGGATTCGTGAGGAGGAGGGCACGCATGGCCGGGAATCTAGCGGCAGATTTATTTGTTAGAAAGCCGAGTCTGAGCGCTTGCTAGCTGTTTACAAAATGGGTAAGGATCATTGCATGAAAACACCGCTGAGATTTTCGAGGTTGGGAGCGTGCCTTTTCGCGGGGCTGATGACGTTGCACGCGACGGGCTGGAGTCAGGGGGCTCCCTCGCAACAAGACAAGGCCCAGACGCTGCTCCAGGAGGTGAAGAACCGGGAATTGGATCGTCAGCGCGCCGAGAAAATGAAGGAAGTGGAGCGGCTCAATGAGGATCTGGAGAAGGACAAACGCGAGGCGGAGGACCTCAAGCAAAGCGTGGTGACGATGGACAAGGCGGTGACGGATTCGCAAAACCGGCTGACGCAATTGATGAATCAGAAGAAGCAATTTGCCAAGATGATGGAGGTCGCGGGGCTGCAAATCGACGCGGAGACGTTGAAAGTGGAGGGCCTGAAGATGTTGAGCGACGCGCAGTCGAAGCAGGTCGTGGCGCTCGCCAAGCGGGTGGAGGAAAAGGAAGTCCGCGGCGCAATCGAGAAGGCGAAGATGATGCCAACGAAAAACACGGGCGAGGGCTCCAGTGCCGACTTCGACCGCAAGCTGGACCGGGCCGAACGTGCGACATCCACTGCTCGCGTCGATGCGCGTGAGGCGATGACCGCCGCCACGGCCAAGTTGCAGGCCGCCAGCGCCGCCGATGAAAAAGCCCGCGCCCGCGCTGCCGAACTGGGCATCCCGATTCGCGGCGAACCCGCCCCGACCCAGGAAAACGTGGAGCCTTTGCA
The Chthoniobacterales bacterium DNA segment above includes these coding regions:
- a CDS encoding diacylglycerol kinase family protein, whose protein sequence is MRALLLTNPDSGDTDTGNSDAIRAALATAPFTMELAEIHGENDAATFARRAVADHFDIVLVSGGDGTVSEVARQLVHSDVILGIIPSGTFNNIARSLRIPSALAAACAVILDNHATRIDVGLANNSRVFFEAAGAGLDAALFPLGEEIKGGHWTRWLQFLRTAFHYRAPRFHLTFDRSIDEALAPGSRRKYTTRERRSHTLHHRALFVVAANGPFYGAGFTVSPGANLTDGLFTISLFRRFTKWELLRHFHSIFRGKRRHSSKIETFTAGRVTINALVPVPAHVDGVAFGETPLTLETLPGALRVFTPRGAA